CGGGCGCGACTGCGAGGTGGATGGGTATGTGCCGTCATCGTCATATCTCCTGAAAACAATGTACGGCCAACAGCCGGCAGCTTCAAGCCCCGCTCACAGCCCCTCCTTAGCTGCCTCCGCCAGGCGCGCCGCGTAGCGGGCCATCGTATCGATCTCGAGGTTGACGCGGTCGCCGGCCTGACGCTCGCCCCAGGTGGTGACGCTCAGCGAATGCTGGATCAGAAGCACGTCGAAGCGGGTCCCTTCGACCTTGTTGACGGTGAGCGAGGTGCCGTCGAGCGCGACCGAGCCCTTCGGCGCGATGAATTTTGCCAGATGCCGCGGCGCTTCCAGCGTGAAGCGCACGGCATCGCCCTCCTCCTTGCGCTCGACGATCTCGGCGGTGCCGTCGACATGGCCGGAGACGATATGACCGCCGAGTTCGTCGCCGATCTTCAGCGCCCGTTCGAGATTGATCCTGGTGCCCGATTTCCAGCTCGACGCCGTGGTCAGCCGCAGCGCTTCCTCCCAAGCCTCGACCTCGAACCAGCGGGCGTTCGAGCCATGCTCGGGCAACGCGGTGACCGTCAGGCAGACGCCGCCGCAGGAAATCGAGGCGCCGATCGCAATGGTTTCGGGGTCGTAGGCCGTGTCAATGCGCAGGCCGACGCCTTCGCTCAGAGGCTTTACCGTCGCGACGGTGCCTACATCGGTAACGATCCCGGTAAACATCACAAATTCCTTATCCATTCGGCGTAGCTGTCCTCGCCGAAGCGCATCTGACGCAACTCGCGGAACCCTGCCGGGATATGGTCGGCGTCGATGGGCGATGCAATGCCGTCCTCGCCGATCGCTTCCGGTCCTTGGAACAGGACGATGCGGTCGACCAGCTTTTCCTCCAGGAAGGCTCTAGCCACCTTGGCGCCGCCCTCGACCAGCACGCTTGCCATGCCGAGCGCCGCCAGATCCTCCAGCAGTTCCGGCAGGGCCACTTCGCTCTCATACGTTTCCGTGCCGATGAAGTGCACGCCTACACGCTCGAGCGCGGCCCGCCGATGCGGATCGGCCTCGGGGCACGCGGCGACATAGAGCGGAACACGGTCAACGCCGGAAACAAGCTTGGACGCCTCCGGCAACCGGATCTGGCGATCGAGGATGATGCGCGCCGGCGAGCGGTTCTCCAGGCCCGGCAGCCGCACGGTCAGCGCCGGGTCGTCCTCGAGCGCAGTGCCGATGCCGACCAGGATGGCGTCGGCCTCGGCGCGCATCAGATAGACTTCGCGCCTGGCGATCTCGCCAGTAATCGCGACCTGGCCGGCCCCTCTCCTGCCGATCTTGCCGTCGCTGGAAAGCGCAAGCTTCAGGATAACTTCCGGGCGTTTTTTCAACGATCGAATCAAATAGCCGGCCATCTGCTCCGCGGCTTCGGTGGCCAGCACCTTCTCCAACACCTCGACGCGGGCGGCGCGCAGGATAGCGTAGCCCTTGCCGGAGACGCGCGGATCGGGATCGCTTGCCGCGCCGACGACGCGCGCAATGCCTGCATTGACCAGCGCATTGGCGCAAGGCGGCGTGCGACCATGATGGGCGCAAGGCTCCAAGGTGACATAAGCCGTAGCACCTCGCGCAAGCTCACCGGCCTCGGCCAAAGCCTCGGTCTCGGCATGCGGCCGGCCGCCGATGGCGGTGACGCCGGTGCCGACGATCATCGGACCGGCGCCGTCGTCGCGCACGATGATCGTGCCGACGGAAGGATTGGTCGACGTGCGGCCGGCGTTGCGGCGCGACAGCCGGATGGCCGCGGCCATGAAACGGCGATCAAGGGCCGCCTGTTCGGCCTCGCTCAATCGAGATTCCGCCATGATCAGCCGGCGTCCTCTTCGGTCTTTTCCTCGTCGCCCTTCAGCTCGCCCAGCAGCTCGTGAAAATCCTTGGCCTCACGGAAATTGCGGTAGACCGAGGCGAAGCGGACATAGGCGACGTCGTCGAGCGATTTCAGCGCTTCCATGACCAGGCGACCGACCTCGCCGGAGGCCACTTCCGTCTCGCCCGAGCTTTCGAGCTGCCGCACGATGCCGGTCACCGCGCGGTCGATGCGCTCGGGATCGACATTGCGCTTGCGCACCGCGATCTCGACCGAGCGCAAAAGCTTGTCGCGGTCGAACGGCACCTTGCGGCCGGACTTCTTGATGACGACGAGGTCGCGCAGTTGCACACGCTCGAAGGTGGTGAAGCGGCCGCCGCAATCCGGGCAGACGCGGCGCCTGCGGATCGCCGCGCCGTCCTCGGCGGGACGCGAATCCTTCACCTGCGTATCTTCGGACTGACAATAGGGGCAGCGCATGGAGAGCCTTGGGTTCGCGATTCTGTGGCGAAAGGATTAGAGCCTTTTGTGCCTCAGAGATAGCGAGGCGCGAGCAAGATTGCCAGCGCCCGCCCCGACCGCCCTGTCGGTGTCAGGGTGCAACGTCCTTGGTCGCGAAGCCGCAGGAAGTGCCGAGATTGCGATAGGCCTTGGTGAACCCATCCATCGGAATGCTGACAACGGCCTGCTTACCGAAGGCGATGTCGAGCGAGGTGACTTTGCGCATGGCGCGTAACAATGCCAGGCTGGTCTTGGCCTGGTTGTCGACCATCCAGCTGGGGCGGCCGTTGACGGCATCGGCGGAGGAAACCGTCGCCGAAACCTTGACGCCGGGATCGCCGAAGGTCGCCGCGATGTTCTTGCCGGTCGGCAGATCCTTGTTGTCGACGGTGATCATGACGGCGGGATAGGCATCGGGCGGCAACACGTCACCGGTCGAGATCGACAGCGTCAGCGTGCCGGCATTGCCGTTGCCGTCGACGAAGGCCGTCGAGGCGGCGCAGGTCTTGTGCGCGTCCTGCCCGGTATCGAGCGTATCGATGATCGTGGTCCATCTGCCGAAGATCGTGGTGGCCGGCATGTCGGCGCTCGGCTGCGTCTGCTCTTGGGCAGCCGCGCCGGATACAGCGAAAGCGGCCAGCGAGCTGAACAGGGCCAGGGTGGCGGGACGGAAATTGCGCATCATCAAGTCTCCAGTAAGCGGCGCCGCCCGATCAAGGCGGCGCGTGGCGCAGGATAAAAGATGACGCGAAGCGCGTGGTCAACCAAGCAAGGGGGTCAACCGAGATAGGGGTAGAGCGGGAACCGATCCGTCAACGCCGTGACCTTGGCCTTGACCGCAGCCTC
The window above is part of the Mesorhizobium sp. WSM4904 genome. Proteins encoded here:
- the nrdR gene encoding transcriptional regulator NrdR, whose product is MRCPYCQSEDTQVKDSRPAEDGAAIRRRRVCPDCGGRFTTFERVQLRDLVVIKKSGRKVPFDRDKLLRSVEIAVRKRNVDPERIDRAVTGIVRQLESSGETEVASGEVGRLVMEALKSLDDVAYVRFASVYRNFREAKDFHELLGELKGDEEKTEEDAG
- the ribD gene encoding bifunctional diaminohydroxyphosphoribosylaminopyrimidine deaminase/5-amino-6-(5-phosphoribosylamino)uracil reductase RibD, which codes for MAESRLSEAEQAALDRRFMAAAIRLSRRNAGRTSTNPSVGTIIVRDDGAGPMIVGTGVTAIGGRPHAETEALAEAGELARGATAYVTLEPCAHHGRTPPCANALVNAGIARVVGAASDPDPRVSGKGYAILRAARVEVLEKVLATEAAEQMAGYLIRSLKKRPEVILKLALSSDGKIGRRGAGQVAITGEIARREVYLMRAEADAILVGIGTALEDDPALTVRLPGLENRSPARIILDRQIRLPEASKLVSGVDRVPLYVAACPEADPHRRAALERVGVHFIGTETYESEVALPELLEDLAALGMASVLVEGGAKVARAFLEEKLVDRIVLFQGPEAIGEDGIASPIDADHIPAGFRELRQMRFGEDSYAEWIRNL
- a CDS encoding riboflavin synthase; this encodes MFTGIVTDVGTVATVKPLSEGVGLRIDTAYDPETIAIGASISCGGVCLTVTALPEHGSNARWFEVEAWEEALRLTTASSWKSGTRINLERALKIGDELGGHIVSGHVDGTAEIVERKEEGDAVRFTLEAPRHLAKFIAPKGSVALDGTSLTVNKVEGTRFDVLLIQHSLSVTTWGERQAGDRVNLEIDTMARYAARLAEAAKEGL